The genomic DNA CCTTCATGAACCTCTCCGGCGGCCCGACCACCGCGCTGCGCGACTTCTACAAGGTGCCCACCGCCGGCATCGTGGCCGTCCACGACGAGCTGGACATCGACTACGCCACCCTGCGGCTCAAGCTCGGCGGCGGCGACAACGGGCACAACGGCCTGAAGTCCATCACCAAGTCGCTCGGGCCGGACTACCACCGGGTGCGCTGCGGCATCGGCCGGCCGCCCGGCCGGATGGAGGTCGCGGACTTCGTGCTCAAGGACTTCTCGTCCACCGAGCGCAAGGAGCTGGAGTGGTTCGTCGACCGGGCCGCGGACGCCGTGGAGGCCGTGGTCACCGAGGGGCTGGAGCGCGCCCAGTCCACGTACAACTCCTGAGCCGTCGTCAGGAAGACCCGGTGCATTACGCAACGGTCGTACAACGCTTGCCCGGTGGTTACCGGAACGGGGTCGGTACGGAGCGATCCATCGGATACGGTCGGACCGGTACGCAGGGGTTGGAAAACCGTTGTTGGGGGTATGGGGCGTGGTTCGGTCGGAACGTGTCGCGCGGGTA from Kitasatospora terrestris includes the following:
- the pth gene encoding aminoacyl-tRNA hydrolase; translation: MTDAYDGPWLVVGLGNPGEGYARNRHNIGFMVADLLAGRMGARFKTHKSRAQVAEGRIGGKRVVLAKPMTFMNLSGGPTTALRDFYKVPTAGIVAVHDELDIDYATLRLKLGGGDNGHNGLKSITKSLGPDYHRVRCGIGRPPGRMEVADFVLKDFSSTERKELEWFVDRAADAVEAVVTEGLERAQSTYNS